The Sulfurimonas sp. genome includes a region encoding these proteins:
- a CDS encoding prepilin-type N-terminal cleavage/methylation domain-containing protein produces MKKAFTLLELVFVVVAIGILAAAIIPRINTNRLPEAAHQLVSHVRYVQHLAMSDDKYDSLDSNWYKNKWQIMFERSSETGGGYSYTIFSDFTGTSTGNADAAEIAVNPLDRNKRLTGGTTGIEFNKPEATTSMNLGRAYGVDDLNDLKFTGGTSSNAKRVLFDHMGRPYRISSSMSSPIDGIATSPIFIKLCTDTCSGADNLPTNDNEVVVRINNETGYSCVLDTAGNCLDI; encoded by the coding sequence ATGAAAAAAGCCTTTACATTATTAGAACTAGTGTTTGTAGTTGTTGCGATAGGGATTTTAGCTGCAGCAATTATTCCAAGAATTAATACCAATAGACTTCCTGAAGCTGCTCACCAATTGGTATCTCATGTAAGATATGTACAACACCTTGCTATGAGTGATGACAAGTATGATTCTTTAGATTCTAATTGGTATAAAAATAAATGGCAGATAATGTTTGAAAGATCCAGTGAAACTGGTGGTGGGTATAGTTATACGATTTTTTCAGATTTTACTGGAACATCAACAGGAAATGCAGATGCTGCTGAAATTGCTGTAAATCCATTAGATAGAAATAAGAGATTAACTGGTGGAACTACTGGTATAGAGTTTAATAAACCAGAAGCTACAACAAGTATGAATTTAGGCAGAGCCTATGGAGTAGATGACCTTAATGATCTAAAATTTACAGGTGGAACGTCTTCTAATGCAAAAAGAGTGTTGTTTGATCATATGGGCAGACCATATAGAATATCAAGCAGTATGTCTTCACCTATAGATGGTATTGCAACAAGTCCTATTTTTATAAAGTTATGTACAGATACATGTAGTGGTGCGGATAATCTTCCTACAAATGATAATGAAGTTGTTGTTAGAATAAATAATGAAACAGGTTATTCTTGTGTCCTTGACACTGCTGGAAACTGTTTAGATATATAG
- a CDS encoding citrate/2-methylcitrate synthase, with protein MKQLFTKDTQAIFWNNNKTAIQRMLDYDYTIKRETPSVAAIVAPTAGAKFEKFFYGPDEIMIPLYKCTADAKKDHANADVLLNFASFRTAYDVTMEAVELGGFSSIMVTAEGIPERLARKMNNTARKAGVTVIGPATVGAISPGAFKIANVGGTIENIVNSKLHRCGSCGLVTRSGGLFNELSNIIAINADGIAEGVAIGGDRFVGSVFIDNMLRMEKNPDVKYMVLLGEVGGTEEYKIIEAIKAGQITKPVIAWCIGTIAKHFSTGVQFGHAGASANADAETAAAKNKAMAEAGIYVPASFNDLPAKINEVYEKLKAEGTITEIAEPEMNVCPKVRRSKQFICTISDDRGDEATYAGFPISSVATPDTGKGIGDVVSLLWFKKQYPKWATDFIETVMKTVADHGPAVSGAHNAKVTARAGKSVVESLVTGLLTIGPRFGGAIDGAAEYFKYADDNGLTPAEFLNHMKKEGVPIPGIGHRIKSLKNPDLRVKGLMDYAAANFPATPLLDYARTVEQLTTSKKENLILNVDGTIGILMVDMWRALGYTEDEINEFISSGTLNAFFIVGRSIGFIGHILDEKRLAMPMYRHPMDDILYDVQKAEEI; from the coding sequence ATGAAACAATTATTTACTAAAGATACACAAGCAATTTTCTGGAATAACAATAAAACTGCTATTCAGAGAATGTTAGACTATGACTACACTATTAAAAGAGAAACTCCATCTGTAGCAGCTATCGTTGCTCCAACTGCTGGTGCTAAATTTGAGAAGTTCTTTTATGGTCCAGATGAGATCATGATTCCTCTTTACAAATGTACTGCTGATGCAAAAAAAGATCACGCTAATGCTGATGTACTTTTAAACTTTGCATCATTCCGTACAGCTTATGATGTAACTATGGAAGCTGTTGAACTTGGTGGATTCTCTTCAATCATGGTTACAGCTGAAGGTATCCCTGAAAGATTAGCACGTAAAATGAACAATACTGCTCGTAAAGCCGGTGTTACAGTAATTGGGCCTGCTACTGTTGGTGCAATCAGCCCGGGTGCATTCAAAATTGCTAACGTTGGTGGTACAATTGAGAATATCGTTAACTCTAAACTACACAGATGTGGTTCATGTGGACTTGTAACTCGTTCAGGTGGTTTATTTAATGAACTTTCTAATATTATCGCTATCAACGCTGATGGTATCGCTGAAGGTGTTGCTATCGGTGGTGATAGATTCGTTGGTTCAGTTTTCATTGACAACATGTTAAGAATGGAAAAAAATCCAGATGTTAAATATATGGTTCTTTTAGGTGAAGTTGGTGGTACTGAAGAGTACAAAATCATTGAAGCTATAAAAGCTGGTCAAATCACTAAGCCTGTTATCGCATGGTGTATCGGTACAATTGCTAAGCACTTCTCAACTGGTGTTCAGTTCGGTCACGCTGGTGCTAGTGCAAATGCTGATGCTGAAACTGCAGCTGCTAAAAACAAAGCTATGGCAGAAGCTGGTATCTATGTACCTGCATCATTCAATGATTTACCTGCAAAAATCAATGAAGTATATGAGAAGTTAAAAGCTGAAGGTACAATCACTGAGATCGCTGAGCCAGAGATGAATGTATGTCCTAAAGTAAGACGTAGTAAACAATTCATTTGTACTATCTCTGATGATAGAGGTGATGAAGCTACATACGCTGGTTTCCCAATCTCTTCAGTTGCTACTCCAGATACTGGTAAAGGTATTGGTGATGTTGTATCATTATTATGGTTCAAAAAACAATATCCAAAATGGGCTACAGATTTTATCGAGACTGTTATGAAAACTGTTGCTGATCACGGTCCGGCAGTATCTGGTGCTCACAATGCAAAAGTAACTGCACGTGCTGGAAAATCTGTTGTTGAATCACTTGTAACTGGTCTTTTAACAATCGGTCCAAGATTCGGTGGAGCTATTGATGGTGCAGCTGAATACTTCAAGTATGCAGATGATAATGGTTTAACTCCTGCAGAGTTCTTAAACCATATGAAAAAAGAGGGTGTTCCAATTCCAGGTATTGGTCACCGTATTAAATCATTAAAGAATCCAGACCTACGTGTTAAAGGTTTAATGGATTATGCAGCGGCAAATTTCCCTGCAACTCCTCTTTTAGATTATGCTAGAACTGTTGAGCAGTTAACTACATCTAAAAAAGAGAATCTAATCCTTAACGTTGATGGTACTATCGGTATCTTAATGGTTGATATGTGGAGAGCTTTAGGTTATACCGAAGATGAGATTAATGAATTTATCTCTTCAGGTACATTAAATGCATTCTTCATCGTTGGTCGTTCAATCGGTTTCATCGGTCACATCTTAGATGAAAAACGTCTTGCAATGCCAATGTATCGCCACCCAATGGACGATATCCTATACGACGTTCAAAAAGCAGAAGAGATATAA
- a CDS encoding ATP citrate lyase citrate-binding domain-containing protein yields MAQKAIREYDGKALFSKQWGNYFSGFHYGFKSVLVTSGAELLAKAEEHGFEWLKQEPLVAKPDMLFGKRGKNDLVLFKDQKPGDVSLEVAAKWIDEKMAHTTTLLSGQHGMLTHFIVEPFTPHSQEQEYYISATCVGEDDVLYMSAEGGMEVEEGWDEKVNEVVIPIDMSDADMEHAIKANVPSDIPASNKENFISFAIAFFKFYRDMNFAYLEINPIVMLENNDMAILDLVARLDDTAGFLMADTWGDIEYPTAFGMEDQSPEEKAIAVADSKSGASLKLTVLNPMGRVWTMVAGGGASVVYADTIADFAEANGGSVSDLANYGEYSGGPTTGETKFYADTVIDLMTRHKDPKGLDKILIIGGAIANFTDVAKTFTGIIQSFEANVDKMKEHNTKIYVRRGGPNYEKGLKDIKEAADRLGLYIEVYGPETHVTDIVRMALEK; encoded by the coding sequence ATGGCTCAAAAAGCGATACGCGAATATGACGGTAAAGCACTTTTCTCTAAACAATGGGGAAATTATTTTAGTGGATTTCATTATGGATTCAAATCTGTTCTAGTTACAAGTGGAGCAGAACTTTTAGCAAAGGCTGAAGAGCACGGTTTTGAGTGGTTAAAACAAGAGCCACTAGTTGCAAAGCCAGATATGCTTTTTGGTAAACGCGGTAAAAACGATTTAGTACTGTTTAAAGATCAAAAGCCAGGTGATGTATCTTTAGAAGTTGCTGCAAAATGGATAGATGAGAAAATGGCTCATACTACAACTTTATTAAGCGGTCAACATGGTATGCTAACTCACTTTATAGTTGAGCCGTTTACTCCACACTCACAAGAACAAGAGTACTATATTTCTGCTACATGTGTAGGTGAAGACGATGTTCTTTACATGTCAGCTGAAGGTGGTATGGAAGTTGAAGAAGGTTGGGACGAAAAAGTTAATGAAGTAGTAATCCCAATAGATATGAGTGATGCTGATATGGAACATGCTATTAAAGCTAACGTACCTTCAGATATCCCTGCAAGCAACAAAGAAAACTTCATATCTTTTGCAATTGCATTCTTTAAATTCTATAGAGATATGAACTTCGCATACTTAGAGATCAATCCAATCGTTATGTTAGAAAATAACGATATGGCAATTCTTGACTTAGTTGCAAGACTTGATGATACAGCAGGTTTTCTGATGGCTGATACATGGGGTGATATTGAATATCCAACTGCATTCGGTATGGAAGATCAATCTCCTGAAGAGAAAGCTATCGCAGTAGCTGATAGTAAATCTGGTGCATCGTTAAAACTTACAGTACTTAACCCAATGGGTAGAGTATGGACTATGGTTGCTGGTGGTGGTGCTTCAGTTGTATACGCTGATACGATTGCTGACTTTGCAGAGGCAAACGGTGGTAGTGTAAGTGATTTAGCTAACTACGGTGAGTATTCAGGTGGTCCAACTACTGGTGAAACTAAATTCTATGCTGACACTGTAATTGATCTAATGACTCGTCATAAAGATCCAAAAGGGTTAGATAAAATCTTAATCATTGGTGGAGCTATTGCAAACTTTACAGATGTTGCAAAAACATTCACAGGTATTATTCAGTCATTTGAAGCAAACGTAGATAAAATGAAAGAGCATAATACTAAGATTTATGTTCGTCGTGGTGGACCAAACTATGAAAAAGGTCTAAAAGATATTAAAGAAGCTGCTGATAGACTTGGTCTTTACATTGAAGTTTATGGACCGGAAACTCACGTAACTGATATCGTTCGTATGGCACTAGAGAAGTAA
- a CDS encoding aminodeoxychorismate/anthranilate synthase component II: protein MILMIDNYDSFTYNIVQYCKELGADLKVIRNDEMSVEEIEALKPEKIIISPGPASPDEAGVTLEVIEHFKDKLPILGICLGHQSIAQVFGADIVRAKNMMHGKTSIVKQSDNCAIFKDLPEEFIATRYHSLIVDKNTITDSIVPTAYSTDDDEIMALKIKDKEIYGVQFHPESIMSQFGHEMIGNFLKL, encoded by the coding sequence ATGATTTTAATGATTGATAATTATGACAGTTTTACATATAATATAGTTCAGTACTGCAAGGAACTTGGTGCAGATCTAAAAGTAATCAGAAACGATGAGATGAGTGTAGAAGAGATTGAAGCACTTAAACCTGAGAAAATTATAATTTCACCTGGTCCCGCTTCACCGGATGAAGCAGGTGTGACTTTGGAAGTTATAGAGCATTTTAAAGATAAGTTGCCGATTTTAGGAATCTGTTTAGGACATCAAAGTATTGCGCAAGTTTTTGGTGCAGATATTGTAAGAGCCAAGAATATGATGCACGGAAAAACATCTATAGTGAAACAATCAGATAATTGTGCAATATTTAAGGACTTGCCTGAAGAGTTTATAGCTACAAGATATCACTCTCTTATAGTTGATAAAAATACTATTACTGACTCTATCGTTCCAACCGCGTACTCAACAGACGATGATGAGATAATGGCACTTAAAATTAAAGATAAAGAGATATATGGTGTACAATTCCATCCAGAATCTATAATGAGCCAGTTTGGACATGAAATGATAGGAAACTTTCTAAAATTATGA
- a CDS encoding AI-2E family transporter, producing the protein MENHKIGYSFLVMASVVIVLAGIKSASEIVVPFLLSLFLAIILSPMYNFFRKKGLADSLSLTLVIGVFSLFLVLVANMLGSSTQDFSSNIDFYQTQLLGYFKEIDTFASSYGVELPISELSNTINSKQIMLFTTDILQSMGSMFANGFVVLFTLIFMLLESSHFMEKISYAKGIDKSVKYIEEISTKIKKYMVLKALMSLLTGFIIWLALLLIGTDYAFLWAFLAFLLNFIPNIGSIIAAVPAVLLTLVQLGGISASLVAVVYLIVNVVIGSILEPKVMGKGLGLSTLIVFLSLLFWGWLLGTVGMLLSIPLTIMAKIALDTNENTKWIAILLGSGEHLSKADNK; encoded by the coding sequence ATGGAAAATCATAAAATAGGTTATTCTTTTTTAGTCATGGCAAGTGTTGTTATAGTCTTAGCCGGTATAAAAAGCGCCTCTGAAATTGTAGTCCCTTTTTTACTATCTTTGTTTTTGGCTATTATCTTATCTCCTATGTATAACTTTTTTAGAAAAAAAGGCTTGGCAGATTCGTTATCTTTAACTTTAGTAATAGGCGTGTTTTCTTTATTCTTAGTACTTGTGGCTAATATGCTTGGTTCATCAACTCAAGATTTTAGCTCAAACATAGATTTTTATCAAACACAGCTATTGGGTTATTTTAAAGAGATAGACACTTTTGCATCATCTTATGGAGTAGAACTTCCAATAAGTGAGCTCTCAAATACAATAAATTCAAAACAGATTATGCTTTTTACTACAGATATACTCCAAAGTATGGGGTCTATGTTTGCTAATGGCTTTGTAGTTTTATTTACACTTATATTTATGCTTTTGGAATCTAGTCATTTTATGGAAAAAATCAGTTATGCAAAGGGAATAGATAAAAGCGTAAAGTATATTGAAGAGATATCTACAAAAATTAAGAAATATATGGTGTTAAAAGCTCTTATGTCACTTTTAACAGGTTTTATTATATGGTTGGCTCTGTTGTTAATAGGGACAGACTATGCATTTCTTTGGGCTTTTTTAGCATTTTTATTAAACTTTATACCAAATATAGGTTCAATAATAGCAGCAGTTCCTGCAGTATTGTTGACATTGGTACAACTTGGTGGAATAAGTGCGTCTTTAGTTGCTGTTGTTTATTTAATTGTAAACGTAGTAATAGGTTCTATTCTTGAACCAAAAGTGATGGGAAAAGGACTAGGGCTCTCTACTCTCATAGTATTTTTATCTCTTTTATTTTGGGGTTGGCTACTTGGAACAGTTGGAATGCTTCTTTCTATTCCTTTAACAATAATGGCAAAAATAGCGTTAGATACAAATGAAAATACAAAATGGATAGCTATATTATTGGGCAGTGGAGAACATCTCTCAAAAGCTGATAATAAGTAA
- a CDS encoding ABC transporter permease, whose protein sequence is MPKISITIIVGIFLFSFFGSYIYDISPYTLNSDDILLEPSLLHLMGTDRLGRDILARVIEGGKISLVIGVGSAFIASLIGLFLGSLAGYIRGGVDKAFVITVDLFLTFPTFFLLLALVSYVNASAWVLIIIISVTGWMTTARLIRSESFKITTQPYIKILNIANVSKLKILFKYYAPILAPIYFVSFTFGVGGAILAESGLSFLGLGIVAPQMSWGTILSGGKDVIEIAWWVSFFPGLMIFLVTFALINISNYLQQLTNQKQIQN, encoded by the coding sequence ATGCCAAAAATTAGTATTACAATAATAGTTGGCATATTTCTTTTCTCCTTTTTCGGCTCTTATATATATGATATAAGCCCATATACACTTAACTCTGATGATATATTATTGGAGCCTTCCTTATTACACCTGATGGGAACAGATAGACTAGGGCGAGATATATTAGCTCGTGTAATTGAGGGTGGAAAAATATCACTGGTTATAGGTGTTGGGAGTGCGTTTATAGCATCATTAATTGGTTTGTTCTTAGGCTCTCTTGCAGGATATATTAGAGGTGGTGTCGATAAAGCTTTTGTAATTACGGTTGATTTGTTTTTAACATTTCCTACTTTCTTTTTACTTTTGGCACTGGTTAGTTATGTAAATGCTTCTGCATGGGTATTGATTATTATCATATCTGTTACTGGATGGATGACTACAGCTAGACTTATACGATCAGAGAGTTTTAAAATAACCACGCAGCCATATATAAAGATCCTAAATATTGCCAATGTTTCAAAGTTAAAAATTTTATTTAAATATTATGCTCCAATCCTAGCCCCAATATATTTTGTAAGTTTTACTTTTGGTGTAGGTGGGGCAATACTTGCAGAATCAGGACTTAGCTTTTTGGGTCTAGGAATAGTCGCTCCTCAAATGAGCTGGGGGACAATTTTAAGCGGTGGAAAAGATGTTATAGAGATAGCTTGGTGGGTTAGTTTCTTCCCTGGACTTATGATATTTTTGGTAACATTTGCACTAATCAATATATCTAATTATTTACAGCAGTTAACAAACCAAAAACAGATTCAAAACTAG
- the flgK gene encoding flagellar hook-associated protein FlgK, giving the protein MPSIFNSLNIGYTGLNAAQAGVNTTSHNISNAETDGYTRQRVMTEAATPVYSIDGQVGNGVDIQTIARVFDNFVYDRYTAISSDKEYADFMESTLTELSTYFPEIEGVGIKSDLANYYNMWQTLADNPDNDAIKLALAQETEILTKNIKETQARVISLQNQVNEQLLVNVNEVNSLAEQLAGVNKAIDTAEAGGAYVANDLRDKRNLIEKSLARLIGSDVNVGQLESSVQIDSSSNTATGSYSLSVNGFNIVDGSTFHKLHIENKNNANGFYEISYERQDGTLIPMDTEIRGGRIGAILELRGKSDLRSNSGTPTDGVLQKTISQLNAFSEQLIQATNNIYAETATDKMTSNKMLLNPTNSLVNSDIGIKTGSFKINIYDIDGNIVASREINIDIATSMTGVPGSNSIQGQIEANIDDNADASAINDVDDYLQPLNWVTFADGDNALELFMNPAKISLGYTFSIEDQYNERDDFSSGTNFAGAMGMNRFFDGNDATSISLNSDFKSNPTNISAGKSSAAGDANLALDMVQQQFEDYDFEVGRVSYNTTMYGMFDITATDVGSETNAAILYNETITAKFTATELEYQSVSKVSIDEEMTNLIRYQTSYGAAAKIITTVDQMMQTLLGIKQ; this is encoded by the coding sequence ATGCCATCAATTTTTAATTCTTTAAATATCGGCTATACAGGTTTAAATGCTGCTCAAGCCGGTGTAAATACTACATCACATAATATATCTAATGCTGAAACAGACGGTTACACTAGACAAAGAGTAATGACAGAGGCTGCAACTCCTGTTTATTCTATAGACGGTCAAGTTGGAAACGGTGTTGATATCCAAACGATAGCAAGGGTTTTTGACAACTTCGTGTATGATAGATATACTGCAATTTCATCTGATAAAGAGTATGCAGATTTTATGGAAAGTACACTTACTGAACTATCAACATATTTTCCTGAAATTGAGGGCGTTGGTATTAAATCTGATTTAGCTAATTATTACAATATGTGGCAGACACTAGCAGATAATCCTGACAATGATGCTATTAAACTTGCACTTGCTCAAGAAACAGAAATACTTACAAAAAATATAAAAGAGACGCAAGCTAGAGTTATATCACTTCAAAATCAGGTAAATGAGCAGCTTTTAGTAAATGTAAATGAGGTAAATTCTCTAGCTGAACAATTAGCCGGAGTAAATAAAGCAATTGACACTGCAGAAGCTGGCGGTGCATATGTTGCAAATGACTTGAGAGATAAAAGAAATTTAATCGAAAAAAGTTTGGCTCGTTTAATCGGCTCAGATGTTAATGTTGGGCAGTTAGAATCAAGTGTACAGATTGATAGCTCATCTAATACGGCAACTGGAAGCTATAGTCTAAGTGTAAACGGTTTTAACATTGTTGATGGTTCAACTTTTCATAAACTTCATATAGAAAATAAAAATAATGCAAACGGTTTTTATGAGATATCGTATGAGAGACAAGATGGTACTTTAATACCTATGGATACCGAAATTCGAGGCGGTAGAATCGGTGCAATTTTGGAACTTCGCGGTAAAAGTGATTTAAGATCAAATTCCGGTACGCCTACAGATGGTGTGTTACAAAAAACTATATCTCAGTTAAATGCTTTCTCTGAACAATTGATCCAAGCTACAAATAATATATATGCTGAAACAGCTACAGATAAAATGACATCTAATAAAATGTTATTAAATCCTACAAACTCATTAGTAAATTCTGATATAGGTATAAAAACAGGTTCATTCAAAATCAATATATATGATATTGATGGAAATATAGTTGCTAGTAGAGAGATAAATATAGATATAGCTACTTCAATGACAGGTGTACCTGGTTCAAACTCTATACAAGGCCAGATAGAGGCTAATATTGATGATAATGCCGATGCTAGTGCTATAAACGATGTAGATGATTATTTACAACCGTTGAACTGGGTTACATTTGCCGATGGTGATAATGCCTTGGAGTTATTTATGAATCCGGCTAAGATTAGCTTGGGATACACATTTAGTATTGAAGATCAGTACAATGAAAGAGATGATTTTAGCAGCGGGACAAATTTTGCCGGAGCTATGGGTATGAACCGTTTTTTTGACGGTAATGATGCAACATCTATATCTTTAAACTCTGACTTTAAAAGTAATCCAACTAATATCTCTGCAGGTAAATCATCAGCCGCGGGTGATGCAAACTTAGCATTAGATATGGTTCAACAACAGTTTGAAGATTATGATTTTGAAGTAGGTAGAGTTAGTTATAATACAACAATGTACGGAATGTTTGATATTACCGCTACAGATGTAGGTAGTGAAACAAATGCAGCTATACTTTATAACGAGACTATAACTGCCAAATTTACTGCTACGGAACTTGAATACCAGTCTGTTTCTAAAGTTAGTATAGATGAAGAGATGACAAACTTAATTAGATATCAGACATCATACGGTGCAGCTGCAAAAATCATCACTACTGTAGATCAGATGATGCAAACATTACTAGGTATCAAGCAGTAA
- a CDS encoding flagellar biosynthesis anti-sigma factor FlgM, translated as MISQVKGAAVAGTYMNNANSTKSSSKSDLHKAEAISSQGDTSKIDQIKSEIESGQYKINLEALSQKIADELI; from the coding sequence ATGATTTCTCAAGTAAAGGGTGCTGCAGTCGCTGGCACATATATGAACAATGCAAATTCTACAAAGTCTTCAAGTAAGTCGGATTTGCATAAAGCGGAGGCTATATCTTCTCAAGGAGATACTAGCAAGATAGATCAGATAAAGAGTGAAATAGAATCTGGTCAATATAAAATTAATTTAGAAGCTCTTTCACAAAAAATAGCGGACGAGTTAATATAA
- a CDS encoding rod-binding protein, which yields MYGANTVTLNASLMAQKDVPKIDKNSDEVKIREQTDAFESIILKMLMDNAMKDQEDLFSSQKDPGDKIYKSMYREELAKASAGGFGFSQMLFDYLSEKR from the coding sequence ATGTACGGAGCTAATACAGTTACATTAAATGCCTCTTTAATGGCACAAAAAGATGTACCTAAGATAGATAAAAATTCTGATGAAGTAAAGATCAGAGAACAAACTGATGCATTTGAATCTATCATCCTTAAGATGCTTATGGATAATGCTATGAAAGATCAAGAAGATCTGTTTAGTTCTCAAAAAGATCCGGGCGATAAAATTTATAAATCTATGTATAGGGAGGAGCTTGCAAAGGCCAGTGCAGGTGGATTTGGTTTTAGTCAAATGTTATTTGACTATTTAAGTGAAAAAAGATAA
- a CDS encoding flagellar basal body P-ring protein FlgI yields MRLFILFLLFISTLYAAKINDVANIVGVRENHLIGYSLVVGLQKTGDGTTSKFTLQSIANMLKAMNIDMKPIDIKSKNVAAVVVTANLNPFAKQGDKFDITVSSIGDAKSLEGGTLLMTPLKGVDGRIYGLAQGAVSIGGRNTRGGGGETHPTSGLIYGGGFVEREINIDLYNQKYATLSLKESNLKNSVSVQKAINGFYNTQVAVAMDPRTIRLKKPENKSMIEFLAEIQDIDMDYNTKNKIIINERTGTVIAGVGIAIKPIIMTHGDITIKIKEQDTVDAPEGSMSVDSDMSIGLNENELYTKKGTTTVANLVRSLQKMGATPKDIIAILEAMKSAGSISAELKII; encoded by the coding sequence ATGAGATTATTTATATTATTTTTACTTTTTATATCAACTTTATATGCTGCGAAAATTAATGATGTAGCAAATATAGTCGGTGTAAGGGAGAATCATCTTATCGGTTACTCACTAGTTGTGGGTCTTCAAAAAACGGGTGACGGTACTACTTCAAAGTTTACACTTCAATCAATAGCAAACATGCTAAAAGCTATGAACATAGATATGAAACCTATAGATATAAAATCTAAAAACGTTGCGGCAGTTGTTGTAACTGCAAATTTAAATCCTTTTGCAAAACAGGGTGATAAGTTTGATATTACAGTATCATCAATAGGTGATGCGAAAAGCTTAGAAGGCGGTACACTTTTAATGACACCTCTAAAAGGGGTAGACGGACGTATCTACGGTTTAGCACAAGGTGCTGTAAGTATCGGTGGTAGAAATACAAGAGGCGGAGGTGGTGAAACACACCCGACATCAGGACTTATATACGGTGGTGGATTTGTTGAACGTGAGATCAACATAGATCTTTATAACCAAAAATATGCAACATTGTCTTTAAAAGAGTCTAACCTTAAAAACTCGGTTAGTGTTCAAAAAGCAATTAACGGTTTTTACAACACTCAAGTAGCAGTAGCTATGGATCCTAGAACTATCAGGCTTAAAAAACCTGAAAATAAATCTATGATCGAGTTCTTGGCTGAGATCCAAGATATAGATATGGACTATAACACTAAAAATAAAATCATAATTAATGAGAGAACTGGAACTGTGATTGCTGGAGTAGGTATAGCTATTAAACCGATCATTATGACTCACGGTGATATAACCATAAAAATAAAAGAGCAGGATACAGTAGATGCTCCTGAGGGTTCTATGAGTGTTGATAGTGATATGTCGATTGGTTTAAATGAAAATGAACTTTATACTAAAAAAGGTACGACTACGGTTGCTAACTTAGTACGTTCATTGCAGAAAATGGGGGCTACCCCTAAAGATATCATCGCTATTTTAGAAGCGATGAAAAGTGCTGGTTCTATATCTGCAGAGTTAAAGATCATATAA
- a CDS encoding diguanylate cyclase: MIDNATVLIVDDMHSNRQILGSSLKSLYNLVYASNGTDALKILSTDSLPDLILLDIEMPDMDGFEVMEKLKLDNKTNDIPVIFVTGHDDIKNEERALLNGAVDYITKPISPIIVKARVKTHLTIKYQRDQLLHRASHDQLTQVYNRHHLVEEGKKFLSKAIRHNESFCVAILDIDFFKSINDTYGHLIGDEVLKSLATLLKQNIRAEDVVARYGGEEFVIVFDKCKIEDGQLKADILRMLIARLNPSDVKITASLGITCVKPELHNEFDDILKEADEALYKAKETGRNKVIVYK; the protein is encoded by the coding sequence ATGATAGACAACGCAACTGTCCTTATAGTAGATGACATGCACTCAAACCGACAAATCTTAGGCTCTAGTCTTAAGAGTCTTTACAATCTTGTATATGCTTCAAACGGTACAGATGCTCTAAAAATTTTAAGTACAGATAGTTTGCCTGATTTAATTTTACTTGATATTGAGATGCCTGATATGGATGGCTTCGAAGTTATGGAAAAATTAAAGCTAGACAACAAAACTAATGATATACCCGTTATTTTCGTTACAGGACACGATGATATCAAAAATGAAGAGCGTGCTTTATTAAACGGTGCAGTTGACTATATAACAAAACCTATAAGCCCAATTATAGTAAAAGCGAGAGTTAAAACACACCTGACAATCAAATATCAAAGGGATCAGCTTCTACATAGGGCATCACATGATCAACTTACACAAGTATACAATAGACATCATCTTGTTGAAGAGGGTAAAAAGTTTTTATCGAAAGCTATAAGGCACAATGAGAGTTTTTGCGTAGCGATACTTGACATTGATTTTTTCAAAAGTATCAACGATACGTATGGACACCTTATAGGCGATGAAGTATTAAAGTCATTAGCAACACTTCTCAAACAAAACATAAGAGCAGAAGATGTTGTAGCAAGATACGGCGGTGAAGAGTTTGTTATCGTTTTTGATAAATGTAAAATAGAAGACGGTCAATTAAAAGCAGATATTTTAAGAATGCTAATAGCACGTCTTAACCCTAGTGATGTCAAAATTACAGCCAGCCTTGGTATTACCTGTGTAAAACCAGAACTTCATAATGAATTTGACGATATTTTAAAAGAAGCCGATGAGGCTCTTTACAAAGCAAAAGAGACAGGAAGAAATAAAGTTATAGTTTATAAATAA